DNA from Lagenorhynchus albirostris chromosome 3, mLagAlb1.1, whole genome shotgun sequence:
AATGTTCTAAGTATGCTCTGCCCATGAGGGCTGCTGTTGTTTTCAGAGTGGAATTCAAAGAAGGAACAGAGTTTTCCCAGGGATGGCTTCCTGGGTGGGACCAGCAGGTCTTTGATCCAACTGCCAGGACACAGGCACAGAATCACTGTCCTCGGTGCAGTGGACAGTGGCACAGCAGGAAAGAAGTTTGAGTCAGTTGGGCGGGGACAGGGAAAGGAGACCTATCACTGGTTGGCCTTGCATTCTCCTGGGTCCGGGGAAGCCACTGTAACATTCTTGAGTAGGAAATGACTTAACAAAGAGATTTCCCAAAGACCATCCAGGCAGCAGAAGACAGAATGTATTGGAGGGGGGAGAGTGggaaggcagggggaggaggCATGGGGACACAAGTGAGGAACAGCCCGGGGACCCATCCAGCCCCTGGTGGCCCGAGCAGTGATGTGGTGTGGATGGGGCTACTTCTGGGCTGCCAGGATGGAGAGGGACTGGTTGATCTTCACCATGGCGATAACGAGGAGGCCACCGGTCAGCAGGAAGGTGGGccagaagagggagaagaggagggtcTGGGGACCGTAGAGGCGCTGATACAGGACACTCGTCTCATTCTCCCGAGTCGTGGAGAAGCAGTCGAAAACCTGGCGCTCGTGGAGTTTGGCTCTAACCTTCTCCACATCGGCCCGGGCCATCTGGTAGTTGTCCAGGCTGCCTGGGATGTAGGAGCACTGTAGGGAGAAGCGAGAGCACCCATGGGATTGGAAATCCCTCTTTCTTAGGGCCTGGCATGGAATAAAGAAAAGCGTCAGCTTTGGAGTCAGGCCCCTGGGTGGGAGTTAAGACTGTCCAAAGCTTGGCAGGCTGCACATTGCGTGCTTCTAGAAGGTGTGTACACAGTGTCGTCTGGGAGGGTGGTGGCCTTGGAGCTGCTCAGGGTACACGCTGCACACCTGGAGACAGGGGCCCCAGCTGGAGCCCTGGCTCTGCTCCCATTGGCTTCAGAACCTTAGGCAAATTGCTTACCATTCTGAGCCTTGATGTCTTCATCACTTAAATGGGTTAATAGCAATAGCTTTTTCAAAGGAGTTTATTAAAGAACTTCAAACTTATCTGTCTAAGGAGACCAATGGGGGACACAGGCTGAGTGGGCTCTATATTTCGATTCAGGGCAGAAGTCATACACTCAATTGCCTACAAAGCGCAGGCAGGTAACGTCCACAGGTGCAGTAGGGGAGGGAATAGGATGACAGGTGCCAGCTGACACTTGGTGTCAGGGGATGGGTGGTCCTGGTGAGCTGGAGAGAGCCAGCCGCGTCTAGACTGGCAGGCATCACCCCATCTGGACAACTGATGCCATCCATCCAGAAGACCTACTGGAGCCAGACCTCCAATATTTGTAGAGAAGCCAGAAAACCAGATTTTAATGTGAACTctcaccattttaaaatattggcgaAAATTTGAATTGAAAACCCTTTGAGGTCTAACTCTGCATGAGCCGAGCAAAAGATGTCGGCCAGCTGGTATCTGACACCGAGATTCAAAGGAAAGAGAGCATGCATTTAAAAGACATTTGTGCAGGCAGAGCCTGGGACACGTTTAATTCTGACACTGATCCTTGTGATTAGGAAGCTTCCGGCCTGGGCAGATGAGGTCCAGATGGAAAGCTCTGCAGAGAAGGCACAAAGTGGAGACCCTGGTTTTATCCCTCTTCCGTGCTAGGAGGTCTGAATGTTGCTTACATGAGCCTCCGGCAGATGTTCTGCGAGGGTGGTCCCCCGCACGGGCTCCGCAGCAGACTACCTGGAAGGCTGGTCATAAGCACAGGCTCCCTCCTCACTCTGAACGGCTGAGGGTGGGGTTCAGCAATCGGGTGATTCCTCCATGCACTAAAGTTCGAGGACCACTGTCCTCGTCCAATCACGTCCCAGATCAAAACGAGTGACAGTGTTGCGCCAGCTTCTCCCCGGGCCTGGGTTGCTCCCTGTATTTAAATGAGGTCCTGCCCCCAAGCTGCCTGCCCTGACAGCGTTCAGTCCAGCAGTACAGAGAATGGTTGCATCACAGCTCTGACAGCCTGGGAAGTGGGAGAGCTGCATCCAGAGGCAGATTCACGTCCCCAGCCAGTCAGGGAGCAGCCGAGGCTGGGGAGAAGCCGGCTCCTGAGGAATCTGGCATTCAGATTTGTTGGGTACCATAGGTCCCAGTAGCAGGTGGATCCAGAGTCATGAGCTCAGAGGGCCTAGTCCTATCTCCCCGAAGTCTCTGACTGTGACCTTGGGTTACCTAGCCCACGGAGCAAAGGTGTGGCGATGGAACCAGACAGGCCTGAGTGCAACTACAAGTTccaagttgtgtgaccttggcaaatgTCTCAACCTCGCTGAGCCTTGTAGATTGGGTTTGTGAGGGTGCCTGCCTAGCAGAACTGTCATGGCGGTTAACCAAGATGATGCACGTTAAGCGCTTAGCGCAGAGCCCAGGACATAttacgtgctcaataaatggaagATGCTGTTAATAATAGTATTGTGACTTAACTATGAAATTGAAACAATACTCCTTCTTTCCCTTAAGGAGGGGCCTATGGACAAGCTCCGAAGTGGGAACTTGTGCCCATCCTGGGGTCCCACTGTATTCTTTGCCAGTTTGGGATTACTCTAGATCCTTAATGTTCTCTAGACACTGGACAGGAGTTTACTCTGCAGAGCCAACCTCAGAGGCCTGGGGCCCACTTGCATCCTCTCTCCCCTGCCTTGGGTCCAGCTAACCGTGAGTTGTCTAAAGGATCTTAAATGATCTAGCCTCTCCCCCCAAGCCCTGCAGTGTCACTGTTCTCAGCATAGACCGTGGGGAGGGGCTTAGAATCCCCCCCAGGCTAAGTCTCATGGAAGAATACAAGAGTGGGCTGGCGACACCCTTCCTCATAGTAGGGGTTGGGGGAGACAGCCTTGCCAGGCCTTTCACATGTGATTCCAGAAGACACCCAGCTGGCCTGGAACACTGGCTCCTTGCACTGCAAGGAGCTGAACAAAGGTGGGAGGAACAGCTGGTGCACCAACACAGCTGTTTGGCAAAACCGTGAAGGCCACTTCCGCTGTCACGCCAGAGTGGCAACCTGCCATTGGCACACTCCTGGTGGTGCCTGGATGCTATGGGATAACAGATAGAATATCCAGCGGCTGCCAGTGCTGTCCTTCCAAGGCCAGACAGAGGCATGTCTGAGAGGCTGCTGACAGCCCATTAGGGAGAAGATCTGGCCTTTCGCTCCTCTGGCAGCCTCAGGACCGGGGTGGCAGCCTGCAAACCAGCCTGTTCCCAGCCCCCGTTGCACCAGTGATCACTTCTGCTTGTCTTTGAAAATGTGCTTCTTGATCCTTGAATAAATCAGGGGCCCCTGGATGCCAAAGAAGAGGCAGGGGTCATGGGAGGAGCTGATTCAGGTAGGTTTGGAGGCTCTAGCTCCATCTGGCATGGCCGAGTCATGCTAGTGATGACAGAACAAGTCAGGCCGCCTTGCACTGCCCGGACCCACGTCTCCATGACCCCCTAGCACTGTCAATGATCCCACTGTCCCTCCggcacccttccccttcccatcccATCAGCTGCTAAATTCTGTCTGCATCCATCCCTGCCCGAGCTGTCCCAGGTGTTTGCTGTGGCCCTCACCTCCCTCGCCAGTAACTGAACCCCACAGCCCTCCACATCACTCTGATCATGCTGCCAGGACCCCAAATCCTTTAAAGACTCCCAGCTGCTCACAGCAGTAATTCCCAAGGAATCTCGGAATCACCTGAAGAGCCCAGAGATTCTGCATCCGTGGGTCTGGTGTGGGACCCTGGTTCTAAGTCCCCCAGATGGATCTAACCCACAGACAGAGGTGAGGAACCCCAGCTTCCCTGATCACATTTTAATTCCACAGTTTGGTAGTCCTTGGCAGGGAAGTCAGGCACACAGCTTATACAGCTCCAGAATATCATTAGTCTTTCCCTTCTTTACGGTTTGCTTGAATTTAAATCCCTGGTAATCAGTAGAACCTTCCCCCAGGAAATGGTGGAGTCTATTAGGAGTTGCAAATGGCTTTACTCCCTGTTACAGCCAGCACCACGAGCATTATTTGGTCTGAGGTTTTTCCAGGCAAAGCTCTGGCCTTTTGATGCAAATGCAAAGGAACTTCATGTGTTCCCAGACCAGGCTGATGAGAGACCAGCCCTGGTGGAATCAGAGTCTCTTTCAAACTGTGTACCCAGTACGTTAACCCCGAGCCCAGATGGCCGCCTTGGCATTTGCTCTACGTATTTGCAGGGCTACACGGGGAAGACTAACCTGCGCATCTCATATGGTTGAACcagtgtgtttttctgtaaaatggcaattGTGGATAAGCTTaacccttcctccatctttcctTCCCAGTTTCCTTCCTTATGCTGAACTGttaaagctcaaaaaaaaaaaaaaaatcctgattgaATATGAATGCCTAATCCCATTCTCTGTAAAATGGTTCCTTCACGTGCTTCCCTAACTGTGCTGTGTCCGGGAATGCTGGAATTCaacctcccctccttctctcctactGTGTTGTGTTTGCTATCACTCTCAGACACCCTTGAAGACTgtccttttagaaaaaaaaaaaaaaattcaggaaagtgttttctgtaatattcttttaataTGGGGGCTAATTACCTTCTATAACATGTAACATTCTTCATTAAAGTTCTTCTTctctcaaaaaacaaagaaaaaaactacaaaaaaacccACCCCAGTTTAATTGTCCACTTTGGTAGTGTGGGGGGCTTCTGAGAACAGACCCTAGGCTACCTCTGAAACATTTTCCCGCTACACCCCATCCTGTGGCACTGTCTGTGCCGGTGTTGGAACCTCTCTCTTACACGGCCTTCCCTCCTCATGCCTGTTCTCTGCCTCCCCTTGATATCTATGTCCCCCGCCCCGTATTTCTGTGTAAACTGTACCTGCCTGATTTTTAACCCAAATGCCTTTCTGATACCCTCACCTCAATGTGCTAGgaaatgtcacttcctccttTAATGCCcataatttttttggtttctcccTATGGCACTGATTCCTCTCTACTAGGTGTTATGTCACATATGAGCTCTCTCCTCTTGAACCCAAAGCCCCTAACACAGGAAGTGCTCAGCGATGGCTGAATGAAAGAGCAagggaatgagtgaatgaaaatgGGCCAACTTGTGTTTCCTATAGAAAGGGCTACAATGgtggatttggggtggggggctgttgAGAGGCAGTGATGGGTACATCTCCCAAGTGTTGGCCTCCAAAGGTTGCTCCAAACCTGGGCCTCTGGTTTCCTAGAGTTGCAGGGGGGAGTCACAGGGGTTCCTCTCTGTGGGGTCAGCTCTGGGTCCGGCCtctcatgtgactcactttacaGGATGAAGCAAGACCATTAACAGCTTCTTTGTTGTGCCTGCTATCCACCCAGCATCGAGCTTGGTACATCATAAACAGTCCCTGACTTCATAACAGCGCTtcaacagatgtagaaactgaggcttagggggGCCGCGCTGGCTGCGCCCACCACACAGCTGGTTGGTGgcaggtctgcctgactccagtGCAGAAGAGCTAAGGCTGTCTGGACCTCATACCAGCTGTGGCCCCTGGTCAAGTGGGTTTATCTTTCCCGGCCTCCGCTCTCCAGAGCGGGGATAGGGAACCAGCTAGGGACAGGCGCACACGCCTGCCGGGGTAAGGGGATGCGTACCTCGCCCCCCCCATCAGTACCTGCTGGTTCCGGTCCCGAGTGTCCTCTGTGTGGTACAGCACGGCCCACCGGCCCACGGATGACACGTTGACCCACAGGCACGGGTACTGGGGCACTTTCTTGCCCTCCAGTTGCTCCTGGTCCCTGATGTTGGTCTCAATCAGGTGACACATGGATTCCTGGGTCCACACACTGGGGAGacgatgcacacacacacacatctcagaACCCGGATGGCACAGACTGCCCAGTGTGAACCCCTTTAGAGAGACCCAGGGCCGAGACCCTCAGCATCTGGCACTAAAGGAGCGTGACCCCAGAGTCCCTGGGCCCAGGGGAGGAATCGTAGAATCTAAATATCAACGCTTTGGGGCCTTTTGGACAACATCTGCATAAGTGGTTCCAGCCCTGGCTGCTCACCCAATACCCTGGGGAGCTTGTAAAGATTGTCGGGCCAAACCACACCCCAGAACAAGTGAATCAGAATTTCTAAGGTAGGTGGGCTCCAGGCCctggtgtgtttttgtttgtttgtttgtttgtttggggtttttttgcggtatgcgggcctctcactgttgtggcccttcctgttgcggagcacaggctccggacgcgcaggctcaccggccgtggctcacgggcccagccactccgcggcatgtgtgatcctcccggaccggggcacgaccccgtgtcccccgcatcggcaggcggactcccaaccactgtgccaccagggaagccccctggtgtGTTTTTAAAACTCCTCTCAGTGATTCTGATGGGCAGCCCGACCTCAGACACCTTAGCCACATCCATCTTCGTCTTGAAGAGGGTGGCAGAGAAGTTCAGAGAGGTCGAGTGATTCTTCCAAGGCCACACAGGACATGCAGCCAGGTATGGATGGCTTCAGAATCTgtgcccttttctttaaaaagagtaGATGAAGGAGGGGCTTGATTTGTTTCCCGAGAGGGGAAGATGCTTAACCCGGAGAAAACGTGTTGGAGGCACATGGCTGCTCTGAGCGGTGCCTTACTCGGTAAGATTCCAGCCTGGAATGGCTCCAGGGCTGTAAAAAGTGGGGCAGGAGCAGGCCCGGAAGAGCATAACAGGCTCATCAACACACCAGTGAATCAATTGTGACTCATTTCCCATTTACCAGGCAGGAGACACATTGCCAGACCGAGGGGGCTGTCAGCCGCTGGAACGCGGCCAGAGGCAAGGGTCTGAGACTTATCCTAAGATCAGGCTGAGAGAACGGAGCATATTTGTTCCCATTAGAACATGGATCGGGGACTTCACAGCCTTTCCTTTAAAAGCTTAAGTGGTTGACATGTCAGGCAGCAAAGGCATGGGACATTCTCTGAGATTCCAGAGCAGAGCTCCAGGGTAACAGTTTTTGGCTCGGTGTAGACACTCCCTACTTATCAGAAAGGTGTATACAATTGAGGTAGTGAGCTCCCCATCACTTGAGATATTCAACAGGAAGATAGATGCCCACTTGACTCAGAGGTTTGTGAAAGAGAACCAAAATGCAGATGAGCTACAAAATTCTGTGACTCTCTGATTCCTCCTGGGATCAGACTCACACTGGGGCGTTTGCTCTGATCCttggctctttctttctttctttttatttttttatttttggctgcgtcaggtcatagttgtggcatgcgggcttctctctagttgagacACGTGGCattccctctagttgtggtgtgtgggcttttctctagttgtggcgtgcgggttttctctctctagttgtggcatgcaggctccagggcgcatgggctctgtagtttgcggcacgcaggctcaccaattgaggcatgtgggctcagtagttgcggcgcgcgggcttagttgccctgccgtatgtgggatctcagttccccgaccagggatcaaacccacgtcccctgtattggaaggcagattttaaccattggaccaccagggaagaggTGTTGGCCTCCTTGGCTGTTTCTTGTGAGAAGGGCCTCCTGCATCTTTTACACCCAAGTTCCAGAATTCCAGACGTGCAGGGCCCAGTCTGGCCTACCCTCCATGCACTTGAACCCTTGACCCTAAGAATGAGGATTGTCCAGACCTTCCTGCCTGGTGTGAGGGTCAAGGGGAAGGGTAAGAAGAAGCCTGGGGTTCCTTGCAGACCAGACCCTTAGGGGAGAGGCCGGAGGATGGGGCCAGGCCGGGAGGGTTCCGTACCTTTTCTGGTAGAGGGGCAGCATGGTCGTGCCAAGGATGTAGTAGGTGATGACGGCGCACAACACCATGGCCACACCCAGGCAAAGGGCTCGGGTCTCTCCCCGCTTCTGAGCCATCACCAACTTCTTCCCCATGTCCACAAGGGACAGCAGTCATTTCTAGGACCATGGAGGCAAACAGATGTGAGATCAGCACAGGTGATAGGTAAACCACAGAAGGGAGGACAGGTGAGAGAAGAAGGTGCTCAAATATCAACATCATCTTTACTTTTATATGGAGCTTGGCAACCTCAGAGGGTTCTTTGGACCCCATGTAAGCCTCCCCCCAGCTCTGAGAGGCAAGTACTatcatccccattctacagatgaaggacctgtggctcagagaggtaaagtgactggcccaaggtcacatagtgtgtgacaggctcagtagtggcccCCAAGGTACACATGTTCTCAGCCCCAGGATCTGTGACcgttactttacatggcaaagattttaaatgaaggatcttgagatggggagattatcctagacTATCCatgtagacctaaatgtaattGCAAGAATCCTTAtaggaaggaggtggagggagatTAGACACAAAAGAGGAGAGGGCGCTATGACCAGGGCGGctgagattggagtgatgtggccacgtGCCGGGGAGTGcgggcagccaccagaagctggaagaggcaaggaattaCGTATTGTCCCCTACAGCCTCTGAAGGAAGTACAGCcccgctgacaccttgacttaGCCTGGCCAACATCTTGCTGATTTTAAACTTCTGGCTTCCGGAACTGTGTgtaagtaaatttctgttgtttggggccaccaagtttgtggtattttgttacagcactGATAGGAAGCTAATACTGGAGATAAACTAATATCCTCCCTGCAGAAGTGGACCATCTGTGCTCTTTCTCCTAGGATACTTGTCTCAGAACAGCTTGGAGCATTTCACAGTTCTACCAAAACAGTCCCACAGCAGGGCCGGCTGGGCGTGGGCAGCATGCAGAGAAGGGGCAGCAGGGCCCCCAGAGGGCAGCCACAGGCATTGGGGTGGCAGGAGGTGTCTCCACTACTGGGATCCTGTAAGAGCCTCCTCCTTGCTCCAAGCAAGGGCAGGAGGCATTATGTGGCCTCAGCAACTGCTCTCTTATACGGGGACTTGAGCTACCCTGGGCCAAAGCAGATTGCACGGGAGTGACAGgcatcttcctcccttcccccttcttgGGCCAGAAGCCCCTCGTTTTTCTTCTGGGAATCTGCTTCTCCCCAGGGCAAGcggggcccctccctcccctgctgggCGCACTGAACACCCTCCAGC
Protein-coding regions in this window:
- the KCNMB1 gene encoding calcium-activated potassium channel subunit beta-1, giving the protein MGKKLVMAQKRGETRALCLGVAMVLCAVITYYILGTTMLPLYQKSVWTQESMCHLIETNIRDQEQLEGKKVPQYPCLWVNVSSVGRWAVLYHTEDTRDRNQQCSYIPGSLDNYQMARADVEKVRAKLHERQVFDCFSTTRENETSVLYQRLYGPQTLLFSLFWPTFLLTGGLLVIAMVKINQSLSILAAQK